One genomic segment of Stenotrophomonas sp. 704A1 includes these proteins:
- the glyA gene encoding serine hydroxymethyltransferase, with amino-acid sequence MFPRDVRIETYDPELAKAIAAETQRQEDHVELIASENYTSPAVMEAQGSQLTNKYAEGYPGKRYYGGCEYVDIAEQLAIDRLKQLFGAGSTDDMYANVQPHSGSQANQAVYFALLQPGDTILGMSLAHGGHLTHGAKVNASGKLFNAVQYGVNDQGLIDYDEVERLALKHKPKMVVAGFSAYSQVVDWARFRAIADKVGAYLFVDMAHVAGLVAAGVYPSPLEHAHVVTSTTHKTLRGPRGGIIVAKGADEDLVKKLQSIVFPGIQGGPLMHVIAGKAVAFKEALEPGFKAYQQQVVKNAQAMAKTLIARGYKIVSGGTENHLMLVDMIGKDVSGKDAEAALGKAHITVNKNSVPNDPRSPFVTSGLRLGTPAVTTRGYLEQDCVDLANWIADVLDAPNDDAVIARVRDAVSAQCRKYPVYG; translated from the coding sequence ATGTTCCCGCGTGACGTCCGCATCGAAACCTACGATCCCGAACTGGCCAAGGCCATCGCCGCCGAAACCCAGCGCCAGGAAGACCACGTCGAGCTGATCGCCAGCGAGAACTACACCAGCCCGGCGGTGATGGAAGCCCAGGGCAGCCAGCTGACCAACAAGTACGCCGAAGGCTACCCAGGCAAGCGCTACTACGGTGGCTGCGAATACGTGGACATCGCCGAGCAGCTGGCGATCGACCGCCTCAAGCAGCTGTTCGGCGCCGGCTCCACAGACGATATGTACGCCAACGTGCAGCCGCACAGCGGCTCGCAGGCCAACCAGGCGGTGTACTTCGCCCTGCTGCAGCCGGGTGACACCATCCTCGGCATGAGCCTGGCCCACGGCGGCCACCTCACCCACGGTGCCAAGGTCAACGCCTCGGGCAAGCTGTTCAACGCCGTGCAGTACGGTGTGAACGACCAGGGCCTGATCGATTACGACGAAGTCGAGCGCCTGGCCCTGAAGCACAAGCCGAAGATGGTCGTGGCCGGCTTCTCGGCCTATTCGCAGGTGGTCGACTGGGCGCGCTTCCGCGCCATCGCCGACAAGGTCGGTGCCTACCTGTTCGTGGACATGGCCCACGTTGCCGGCCTGGTCGCCGCAGGCGTCTACCCGAGCCCGCTGGAGCATGCGCACGTGGTCACCTCGACCACCCACAAGACCCTGCGCGGTCCGCGCGGCGGCATCATCGTCGCCAAGGGCGCCGACGAAGACCTGGTCAAGAAGCTGCAGTCGATCGTGTTCCCGGGCATCCAGGGCGGTCCGCTGATGCACGTCATCGCCGGCAAGGCGGTGGCCTTCAAGGAAGCGCTGGAACCGGGCTTCAAGGCCTACCAGCAGCAGGTGGTGAAGAACGCCCAGGCGATGGCGAAGACGCTGATCGCGCGCGGCTACAAGATCGTCTCCGGCGGTACCGAAAACCACCTGATGCTGGTCGACATGATCGGCAAGGACGTGTCCGGCAAGGACGCGGAAGCCGCGCTGGGCAAGGCCCACATCACCGTCAACAAGAACTCGGTGCCGAACGACCCGCGTTCGCCGTTCGTGACCTCGGGCCTGCGCCTGGGTACCCCGGCGGTGACCACCCGCGGTTACCTGGAGCAGGACTGCGTGGACCTGGCCAACTGGATCGCCGACGTGCTCGACGCACCGAACGATGACGCCGTCATCGCCCGCGTGCGCGACGCCGTCAGCGCGCAGTGCCGCAAGTATCCGGTCTACGGTTGA
- the nrdR gene encoding transcriptional regulator NrdR, with the protein MHCPFCQHADTRVIDSRVSEDGATIRRRRECEACNERFSTLETVELKLPAIVKSDGTREAFDPRKVRAGFDRALQKRAVPEEKIEAAVRAVVHQLRISGEREVPSIKVGEFVMSELRKLDHVGYVRFASVYRSFEDVADFREEIEKLERDLPASTEQLQLLGDVIALTKKKKG; encoded by the coding sequence ATGCACTGCCCCTTCTGCCAACATGCCGATACCCGGGTCATCGACTCGCGCGTCTCCGAAGACGGCGCGACGATTCGCCGTCGGCGTGAGTGCGAGGCCTGCAACGAGCGCTTCAGCACCCTGGAAACCGTTGAATTGAAGCTGCCGGCCATCGTCAAGAGCGATGGCACGCGTGAAGCCTTCGATCCGCGCAAGGTGCGCGCCGGCTTCGATCGCGCGCTGCAGAAGCGCGCGGTGCCCGAAGAAAAGATCGAAGCGGCGGTGCGTGCGGTGGTCCACCAGCTGCGCATCAGCGGCGAACGCGAAGTGCCTTCGATCAAGGTGGGCGAGTTCGTGATGAGTGAACTGCGCAAGCTCGACCATGTGGGCTATGTGCGGTTCGCCTCGGTGTACCGCAGTTTCGAGGACGTGGCCGATTTCCGCGAGGAGATCGAGAAGCTCGAGCGCGACCTGCCGGCCAGCACCGAACAGCTGCAGCTGCTGGGCGATGTGATCGCCCTGACCAAGAAGAAGAAGGGCTGA
- the ribD gene encoding bifunctional diaminohydroxyphosphoribosylaminopyrimidine deaminase/5-amino-6-(5-phosphoribosylamino)uracil reductase RibD yields the protein MTATFSVLDHLHMANALRLAERAAYTTRPNPMVGCVIAHGERVVGQGWHQRAGGPHAEVFALREAGSKARGATAYVTLEPCAHYGRTPPCALALIEAGVSRVVAAMRDPFPKVDGGGFDLLRSAGIDVAEGLMATQARELNKGFLSRVERNRPWLRVKLAASLDGRTAMADGSSKWITGAAAREDVQHWRARAGAILTGADTVLADDPMLTVRLPDTEVMPPLRVVLDSRLRSLECRRVREGGAPTLYLHNAIVSPPDAADAAFASVAVRHGHLDLGAVLALLAERGINEVHTEAGATLAGALLRGGWVDELLLYQAPTLLGDLGRPLLAGLGIAAMDQQRRLRVVDQRQVGDDLRLLLRA from the coding sequence ATGACTGCAACGTTCTCCGTCCTCGACCACCTGCACATGGCCAACGCACTGCGCTTGGCCGAGCGTGCCGCCTATACCACCCGCCCCAACCCGATGGTCGGCTGCGTGATCGCCCACGGCGAGCGCGTGGTCGGGCAGGGCTGGCACCAGCGCGCCGGTGGGCCGCACGCCGAAGTGTTCGCGCTGCGCGAGGCCGGCAGCAAGGCACGCGGTGCCACCGCCTACGTCACCCTGGAGCCCTGCGCGCACTACGGCCGCACCCCACCGTGCGCATTGGCGCTGATCGAGGCCGGTGTATCGCGGGTGGTTGCGGCGATGCGCGATCCGTTCCCGAAGGTCGATGGCGGGGGCTTCGATCTGCTGCGCAGCGCCGGCATCGACGTCGCCGAGGGGCTGATGGCCACGCAGGCGCGCGAGCTCAACAAGGGCTTCCTGTCGCGGGTGGAGCGCAACCGCCCATGGCTGCGGGTGAAGCTGGCCGCGAGCCTGGATGGCCGCACCGCGATGGCCGATGGCAGTTCGAAGTGGATCACCGGCGCGGCCGCGCGCGAAGACGTGCAGCACTGGCGGGCACGTGCCGGTGCGATCCTGACCGGTGCCGATACCGTGTTGGCCGACGACCCGATGCTGACCGTACGCCTGCCGGACACCGAGGTGATGCCGCCACTGCGCGTGGTGCTCGATTCGCGCCTGCGCTCGCTGGAATGCCGCCGCGTGCGCGAGGGCGGGGCGCCGACGCTCTATCTGCACAATGCGATCGTCAGTCCTCCTGATGCGGCCGACGCCGCCTTCGCCAGCGTGGCGGTGCGCCATGGCCACCTCGATCTGGGTGCGGTGCTGGCACTGCTGGCCGAACGCGGCATCAACGAGGTGCATACCGAGGCCGGCGCGACGTTGGCCGGTGCGTTGCTGCGCGGTGGCTGGGTCGACGAGCTGCTGCTCTACCAGGCGCCTACGCTGCTGGGTGACCTGGGCCGCCCGCTGCTGGCGGGCCTGGGCATCGCAGCAATGGACCAGCAGCGTCGATTGCGCGTGGTCGACCAGCGCCAGGTCGGCGACGACCTGCGCCTGCTGCTGCGCGCGTAA